Proteins encoded within one genomic window of Bradyrhizobium sp. AZCC 1719:
- a CDS encoding formate dehydrogenase subunit gamma: MPGSLSNLKFAVLKPLLAALALLFVFAHPAAAQISFKPTAEAVQEEKLLNALKEGDKITGRVSIPDRTAANLIQPAGRDWRDFQRSKLPWIGGISILGMLAALAIFLMVRGRIRVEDGFSGKTMLRFASFERFIHWLTASCFIILALSGLNVSFGRTLVLPLFGPDAFAAMSAWAKLAHNYLAFPFMLGLAIMFVIWIKDNIPGKLDIEWIKQGGGLFSKGGHHTPAKRFNAGQKGIFWIVIIGGVLMSVSGWFLLFPYLPGNVTALQFWTVIHAVIAMLFIAAMLAHIYIGSIGMEGAFDAMGTGEVDLNWAKEHHAIWVKEQQAKGEAPSDSTARAVPAE; encoded by the coding sequence ATGCCAGGCTCTCTTTCAAATCTCAAATTCGCGGTTCTCAAGCCGCTGCTTGCCGCGCTCGCGCTGTTGTTCGTATTCGCGCATCCCGCGGCCGCACAGATTTCCTTCAAGCCGACCGCCGAGGCCGTTCAGGAAGAGAAGCTTCTGAACGCGCTGAAGGAAGGCGACAAGATCACCGGGCGCGTATCGATCCCCGACAGAACTGCGGCCAATCTGATCCAGCCTGCGGGGCGCGACTGGCGCGACTTCCAGCGCAGCAAGCTGCCCTGGATCGGCGGCATCTCCATTCTCGGAATGCTGGCTGCGCTCGCGATCTTCCTGATGGTGCGCGGCCGAATTCGCGTCGAGGACGGGTTTTCGGGCAAGACGATGCTGCGGTTTGCCAGCTTCGAACGCTTCATCCACTGGCTGACGGCAAGCTGTTTCATCATCCTGGCGCTCTCGGGTCTGAACGTCAGCTTCGGACGCACCCTGGTCCTGCCGCTGTTCGGCCCGGACGCGTTTGCGGCGATGTCGGCCTGGGCCAAGCTCGCGCACAACTACCTGGCATTCCCATTCATGCTGGGTCTTGCGATCATGTTCGTGATCTGGATCAAGGATAATATCCCTGGAAAGCTGGACATTGAGTGGATCAAGCAGGGTGGCGGTCTTTTCTCAAAGGGAGGGCACCACACGCCAGCCAAGCGCTTCAATGCCGGTCAAAAGGGAATTTTCTGGATCGTGATCATCGGCGGCGTGCTGATGTCGGTGTCAGGCTGGTTCCTGCTATTCCCGTATCTGCCGGGTAACGTCACGGCGCTCCAGTTCTGGACCGTGATCCACGCCGTGATCGCCATGCTCTTCATCGCCGCCATGCTGGCGCACATCTATATCGGCTCGATCGGCATGGAGGGGGCGTTTGATGCAATGGGAACCGGTGAGGTCGATCTCAACTGGGCCAAGGAGCATCACGCGATCTGGGTCAAGGAACAGCAGGCAAAGGGCGAAGCTCCATCGGATAGCACGGCCCGCGCAGTACCGGCCGAATAG
- the fdh3B gene encoding formate dehydrogenase FDH3 subunit beta produces the protein MARVKFLCDADRCIECNACVTACKNEHEVPWGINRRRVVTINDGKPGERSVSMACMHCTDAPCAAVCPVSCFYTTADGVVLHSKDLCIGCGYCFYACPFGAPQYPKVGNFGSRGKMDKCTYCAGGPEADSTPAEYAKYGANRLAEGKLPICAEMCSTKSLLAGDGAIIAEIYKERVMKRGYGSGMWGWKTAYSDSPTG, from the coding sequence ATGGCTCGCGTCAAATTTCTTTGTGATGCCGACCGTTGCATCGAGTGCAATGCCTGCGTGACGGCCTGCAAGAACGAACATGAAGTGCCGTGGGGCATCAATCGCCGTCGCGTCGTCACCATCAATGACGGCAAGCCCGGCGAACGCTCGGTCTCCATGGCCTGCATGCATTGCACGGATGCGCCGTGCGCCGCGGTCTGCCCGGTGTCGTGCTTCTACACCACGGCCGACGGCGTCGTGCTGCACTCCAAGGATCTGTGCATCGGGTGCGGCTACTGCTTCTACGCCTGTCCGTTCGGCGCGCCGCAATATCCGAAGGTCGGCAACTTCGGTTCGCGCGGCAAGATGGACAAGTGCACCTATTGCGCGGGCGGACCGGAAGCCGACTCCACGCCGGCCGAATACGCCAAATACGGCGCCAACCGCCTGGCCGAAGGCAAGCTGCCGATTTGTGCCGAGATGTGCTCGACCAAATCACTGCTTGCCGGGGACGGCGCGATCATCGCCGAGATCTACAAGGAGCGGGTGATGAAGCGCGGCTATGGCTCCGGCATGTGGGGCTGGAAGACCGCCTACAGCGATTCACCGACCGGCTGA
- a CDS encoding formate dehydrogenase subunit alpha, giving the protein MLMKRRDGSAGKARLQGIAAGLASGVLDRRTFLRRSGLAAGAGAAIGLMPLGSVRKAQAGPEKVGAPTEIRKNICTHCSVGCTVIAEVQNGVWVGQEPAWDSPINRGSHCAKGAAVRELVHGDRRLKYPMKLVNGEWQKISWDQAINEIGDKMLEIRAKSGADSVYLLGSAKFSNEGGYLFRKFAAFWGTNSIDHQARICHSTTVAGVANTWGYGAMTNSYNDMRNSKTIVFMGSNAAEAHPVSLQHILSGKELNRANVFVLDPRFTRTAAHATEYVRFRGGTDIAVIWGMLHHIFNNGWEDKEFIKQRVYGMDQIRAEVAKWTPEEVERVTGIPGEQLKKVAETFAKQKPSAFVWCMGGTQHTVGTANVRAYCNLLLATGNVGGFGSGANIFRGHCNVQGATDIGLDIVTLPLYYGLVEGAWKHWARVWEVEYDYLQSRFDEVPAKAGRPARTRKQNMELPGIPWTRWFDATLSNPDDVDQRDAVKGVVIMGHGGNTVPRMTEMVKGLEKLELLVVADPHPTTFAAISERKNGTYLLPACTQFETSGSRTASNRSLQWGEQIVKPIFESKDDYEIIYLLSKKLGFADPMFKNIKVENNHPSAEDLLREINRGGFSTGYSGQSPERLKAHMKNQGKFDLVTLRAKADEPEIGGDYYGLPWPCWGTPQIRHPGTHTLYNTNLHAKDGGGTFRARFGVVYEEKQPDGSVKKVNLLSEGSYSKGSELTDGYPEFTYGVLKKLGWDKDLTADELATINKIGGNNPDGVGWAVDLSGGIIRVTLEHGVMAYGNGKARAVAWNLPDPVPVHREPIYTARPDLVAKYPTRPDGRQFRMANVGFSIQKAAVEKGLAKQFPIILTSGRLVEYEGGGEETRSNKWLAELQQDMFVEVNTSDAAERGIKDGGWVWVYGPENSSKARVKALVTDRVGKGVAFMPFHFSGWFQGVDQRGKYPKGSDPIVLGESVNTITSYGYDPVTGMHEGKVTLCQIQAA; this is encoded by the coding sequence ATGTTGATGAAGCGAAGAGACGGATCCGCGGGCAAGGCGCGTTTGCAGGGTATCGCCGCCGGCCTCGCGTCGGGAGTTCTCGACCGCCGTACGTTTCTGCGGCGGTCCGGTTTGGCGGCCGGCGCGGGCGCCGCGATCGGCCTGATGCCGCTCGGCTCGGTGCGCAAGGCGCAGGCGGGGCCTGAGAAGGTCGGCGCGCCGACCGAAATCAGAAAGAACATCTGCACGCATTGCTCGGTCGGTTGCACCGTGATCGCCGAAGTGCAGAACGGCGTCTGGGTCGGCCAGGAGCCGGCGTGGGACAGCCCGATCAACCGCGGCTCGCATTGCGCCAAGGGCGCAGCCGTGCGCGAACTCGTCCATGGCGACCGCCGGCTGAAATATCCGATGAAGCTGGTCAATGGCGAGTGGCAGAAGATCTCGTGGGACCAGGCCATCAACGAGATCGGCGACAAGATGCTCGAGATCCGTGCCAAGTCGGGCGCCGATTCGGTCTATCTGCTCGGCTCTGCGAAGTTCTCAAACGAGGGCGGCTATCTGTTCCGCAAGTTCGCGGCGTTCTGGGGCACCAATTCGATCGACCACCAGGCCCGCATCTGTCATTCGACCACCGTCGCCGGCGTCGCCAATACCTGGGGCTACGGCGCGATGACGAATTCCTACAACGACATGCGCAACTCGAAGACCATCGTCTTCATGGGATCGAACGCCGCCGAAGCCCACCCGGTTTCGTTGCAGCACATCCTTTCCGGCAAGGAGCTGAACCGCGCCAACGTGTTCGTGCTCGATCCGCGCTTCACCCGCACCGCGGCGCATGCCACCGAATATGTCCGCTTCCGCGGCGGCACCGACATCGCGGTCATCTGGGGCATGTTGCACCACATCTTCAACAATGGCTGGGAAGATAAGGAATTCATCAAGCAGCGCGTGTACGGCATGGACCAGATCCGCGCCGAAGTCGCGAAGTGGACGCCGGAAGAGGTCGAGCGCGTCACCGGCATTCCGGGCGAGCAGTTGAAGAAGGTCGCCGAGACCTTCGCCAAGCAGAAGCCGTCGGCCTTCGTCTGGTGCATGGGCGGCACGCAGCACACGGTCGGCACCGCCAACGTCCGCGCCTACTGCAACCTGCTGCTGGCGACGGGCAATGTCGGCGGCTTCGGCAGTGGCGCCAACATCTTCCGCGGCCATTGCAACGTGCAGGGCGCGACAGATATCGGCCTCGATATCGTGACGCTGCCGCTCTATTACGGGCTGGTCGAAGGTGCCTGGAAGCACTGGGCGCGGGTCTGGGAGGTCGAATACGACTACCTGCAGTCGCGCTTCGACGAAGTCCCGGCGAAGGCGGGCCGTCCGGCGCGCACCCGCAAGCAGAACATGGAGCTGCCGGGCATCCCGTGGACCCGCTGGTTCGATGCGACGCTCTCCAACCCTGATGACGTCGATCAGCGCGACGCCGTGAAGGGCGTGGTCATCATGGGGCACGGCGGCAATACCGTGCCGCGCATGACGGAAATGGTGAAGGGTCTCGAGAAGCTCGAGCTGCTCGTGGTCGCCGATCCGCATCCGACAACCTTTGCCGCCATCTCCGAGCGCAAGAACGGCACCTACCTGCTGCCGGCCTGCACCCAGTTCGAAACTTCCGGCTCGCGCACGGCGTCCAACCGTTCGCTGCAGTGGGGCGAGCAGATCGTCAAGCCGATCTTCGAATCGAAGGACGACTACGAGATCATCTACCTGCTCTCCAAGAAGCTCGGCTTCGCGGATCCGATGTTCAAGAACATCAAGGTGGAAAACAATCATCCGTCTGCCGAAGACCTGCTCCGCGAAATCAACCGCGGCGGCTTCTCGACCGGCTATTCCGGCCAGTCGCCGGAGCGGCTGAAGGCGCACATGAAGAACCAGGGCAAGTTCGACCTGGTGACCCTGCGCGCCAAGGCCGACGAGCCGGAGATCGGCGGCGACTATTACGGCCTGCCGTGGCCGTGCTGGGGCACGCCGCAGATCCGGCATCCGGGCACGCATACGCTCTACAACACCAACCTGCACGCCAAGGATGGCGGCGGCACGTTCCGCGCGCGCTTCGGCGTGGTCTACGAGGAGAAGCAGCCGGACGGCTCGGTGAAGAAGGTCAACCTGTTGTCCGAAGGCTCCTACAGCAAGGGGTCGGAGCTCACCGACGGCTATCCCGAGTTCACCTATGGCGTGCTCAAGAAGCTCGGTTGGGACAAGGACCTGACCGCGGACGAGCTTGCGACCATCAACAAGATCGGCGGCAACAATCCTGACGGCGTCGGCTGGGCGGTCGATCTGTCGGGCGGCATCATTCGCGTCACGCTGGAGCATGGCGTGATGGCGTATGGTAACGGCAAGGCCCGCGCGGTGGCGTGGAATCTGCCGGATCCCGTGCCGGTGCATCGCGAGCCGATCTACACGGCGCGGCCCGATCTCGTCGCGAAATATCCGACGCGTCCGGACGGGCGTCAGTTCCGCATGGCCAATGTGGGCTTCTCGATCCAGAAGGCCGCGGTGGAGAAGGGGCTCGCCAAGCAATTCCCGATCATCCTGACTTCGGGACGCCTCGTTGAATACGAAGGCGGCGGCGAAGAAACCCGATCCAACAAATGGCTCGCGGAATTGCAGCAGGACATGTTCGTGGAGGTCAACACCTCGGATGCCGCCGAGCGCGGCATCAAGGATGGCGGCTGGGTTTGGGTTTACGGTCCGGAAAACAGCTCGAAGGCCCGCGTCAAGGCGCTGGTCACCGACCGCGTCGGCAAGGGGGTGGCTTTCATGCCATTCCACTTCTCCGGCTGGTTCCAGGGCGTCGACCAACGCGGCAAATATCCGAAGGGCTCAGACCCGATCGTGCTCGGCGAAAGCGTCAACACGATCACGTCCTACGGCTACGACCCGGTCACCGGCATGCACGAGGGCAAGGTGACCCTGTGCCAGATCCAAGCGGCGTGA
- a CDS encoding molecular chaperone TorD family protein — MRDAGLELAIKAAGGVGSLARGLGIAQPSVSAWSRIPAERVLAVETLTQVDRFALRPDLYGSSEDQVTSKSEIDEIDQLRAAEYGLLSLLLGKAPDAETLQRVATLKGDGSDLGMAHVELASAAAATDDRAVSKEFFDLFIGLGRGELLPYASYYLTGFLHERPLARVREDLRALGIERAGTSREPEDHIAILLEVMAGLARGDFEAEFAEQARFFERHLKPWAARMFADLEMLQSARFYRAVGRTGRVFMELESEAFTLSE; from the coding sequence ATGCGTGATGCCGGGCTGGAACTAGCAATCAAGGCAGCAGGCGGCGTCGGGTCGCTGGCGCGAGGGCTCGGCATTGCGCAGCCTTCCGTTTCCGCATGGTCGCGTATTCCCGCCGAGCGGGTTCTCGCGGTCGAGACGCTGACGCAGGTGGACCGTTTCGCTCTGCGTCCCGATCTCTACGGATCGTCCGAGGATCAGGTGACATCGAAATCCGAAATCGACGAGATCGATCAACTGCGTGCCGCGGAATACGGGCTGTTGTCGTTGCTGCTCGGCAAGGCGCCGGATGCGGAAACGCTGCAACGGGTTGCAACGCTGAAGGGCGACGGATCCGATCTCGGCATGGCGCATGTCGAACTCGCATCTGCCGCTGCGGCGACGGATGATCGCGCCGTCAGCAAGGAGTTCTTCGATCTCTTCATCGGGCTCGGCCGCGGCGAACTGCTGCCCTATGCCTCCTACTATCTGACCGGCTTTCTTCACGAGCGTCCGCTGGCGCGGGTGCGCGAGGATCTGCGTGCGCTCGGAATCGAGCGCGCGGGCACCTCGCGGGAGCCGGAAGACCATATCGCTATCCTGCTCGAGGTCATGGCGGGCCTCGCACGCGGCGACTTCGAAGCCGAGTTCGCCGAGCAGGCGCGCTTTTTCGAGCGTCATCTCAAGCCGTGGGCGGCGCGGATGTTCGCCGATCTGGAAATGTTGCAATCGGCGCGCTTCTACCGCGCCGTCGGCCGCACCGGCCGTGTCTTCATGGAATTGGAATCTGAGGCCTTCACGCTGTCCGAGTGA
- a CDS encoding DUF3306 domain-containing protein yields the protein MSGPDEADRDKGFLARWSQRKQEAKQTEPKRDTPAAESGDSSAPPSAQPEEVVPEFDLSTLPNLEELTETSDITAFLRKGVPEHLRNAALRKSWALDPAIRNYVSPALEYAYDWNTPGGVPGGGELGAGVDVARLVAQIMGEPRAETTSSDANSGTEVAGSAVDPFESDLPAKPQKDLPEGSLRRSEGAAAEMEGAAKAKNHVEEPASTHEPGSTRPAAPQQPLRRHGTAKPIV from the coding sequence ATGAGTGGGCCGGACGAAGCCGATCGGGACAAGGGCTTTCTGGCGCGATGGTCGCAGCGCAAGCAGGAAGCCAAGCAGACCGAGCCGAAGCGGGATACGCCGGCTGCCGAAAGCGGCGATTCGTCAGCTCCACCTTCAGCGCAGCCCGAAGAGGTTGTGCCGGAGTTCGATCTTTCGACGCTGCCAAACCTCGAGGAACTGACGGAGACCAGCGATATTACCGCCTTCCTTCGCAAAGGCGTTCCCGAACATCTGCGGAATGCGGCTTTGCGAAAATCCTGGGCGCTGGATCCCGCGATTCGCAACTATGTCAGCCCGGCGCTCGAATATGCCTATGACTGGAACACGCCGGGCGGAGTGCCCGGCGGCGGCGAGCTCGGCGCAGGCGTCGACGTGGCGCGGCTGGTCGCGCAAATCATGGGCGAACCCAGGGCCGAAACAACCAGTTCCGACGCAAATTCCGGAACCGAGGTGGCAGGTTCTGCGGTGGACCCGTTCGAAAGCGACCTGCCAGCCAAACCGCAGAAGGACCTCCCGGAGGGGTCTCTGAGACGGTCTGAGGGAGCGGCAGCGGAAATGGAAGGCGCTGCAAAGGCGAAAAACCATGTCGAGGAACCCGCGTCGACCCACGAGCCCGGGTCGACGAGACCTGCTGCACCGCAGCAGCCGCTGCGACGTCATGGCACAGCAAAACCAATCGTTTAG
- a CDS encoding DUF3305 domain-containing protein — MTEASREVGVVVRRRSIDNPWIDQLWSPAMILDEVPATAPWTALSTEADATIYYAGSASIDLFSSETANYRDNLADGEPRIWVALRRQDGGPELELTKVTADPTEGEAMFESGCDVIGTVPMPPEIASWIAAFVDRFHVERVFHKRKRDRASGDRPRVPGGGPDEKMGRK, encoded by the coding sequence ATGACGGAAGCATCCCGCGAGGTCGGCGTGGTGGTGCGGCGCCGTTCGATCGACAATCCCTGGATCGACCAGTTGTGGTCGCCGGCAATGATCCTGGATGAGGTACCCGCGACCGCACCCTGGACTGCGCTGTCCACCGAAGCCGATGCGACGATTTATTACGCGGGCTCGGCCAGCATCGATCTGTTCAGCTCGGAGACGGCGAATTATCGCGACAACCTTGCCGACGGCGAGCCGCGAATCTGGGTCGCGTTGCGGCGCCAGGACGGTGGCCCTGAGCTTGAGCTGACGAAAGTGACCGCCGACCCGACCGAAGGGGAGGCGATGTTCGAAAGCGGCTGCGACGTGATCGGCACCGTGCCGATGCCGCCTGAGATCGCGTCATGGATTGCCGCCTTCGTCGATCGATTCCATGTCGAGCGCGTGTTTCACAAGCGCAAGCGGGATCGCGCCAGCGGCGATCGGCCGCGCGTGCCGGGCGGCGGGCCGGACGAGAAGATGGGTCGCAAATGA
- a CDS encoding DUF6352 family protein has product MREFWVASGHHLTRRADHGGLVATPELIMAYLARPELMPPADACEAERHLHASLMADPLRPVSNADIAALADADARENWSFMMNFRDRLMAAPSLEAVYVALARKGAGDLPPIFLSQLCHLILRNALEGCNDPYMLRAAELFYRGQLAAVHEGTLLLADAEVIEAEQHAQHDLHSSPLTAMLQQPKSFGEMDVMDDENAWTYWSRSDAHAMVMNIGGNKKARAGLCRVIERWIAHLLGIAVSVETIAAIEDRDWRWFIGLDSEATRIGNALWRGERLEGGIAERIVALMRLRFEDTRLVDERVGDKPVYLILAMGADKVVRLKPQNLVAGLPLAAAANAT; this is encoded by the coding sequence ATGAGAGAATTTTGGGTCGCCTCAGGCCATCATCTCACGCGCCGCGCCGATCACGGCGGACTGGTCGCGACGCCCGAACTCATCATGGCCTATCTGGCGCGGCCCGAATTGATGCCGCCGGCCGATGCCTGCGAGGCCGAGCGCCATCTGCATGCGAGTCTGATGGCCGATCCGCTGCGCCCGGTCTCGAACGCAGATATCGCCGCGCTCGCCGATGCCGATGCGCGCGAAAACTGGTCCTTCATGATGAATTTCCGCGACCGGCTGATGGCGGCGCCGTCGCTGGAGGCGGTCTATGTCGCGCTCGCCCGCAAGGGGGCCGGCGATCTGCCGCCGATCTTTCTGTCGCAATTGTGCCACCTGATCCTGCGCAACGCGCTCGAAGGCTGCAACGACCCTTATATGTTGCGTGCCGCGGAGCTGTTCTATCGCGGCCAACTGGCCGCCGTTCACGAAGGCACGTTGCTGCTGGCCGATGCGGAAGTCATCGAAGCGGAGCAGCATGCCCAGCACGACCTGCATTCATCGCCGCTCACGGCCATGCTGCAGCAGCCGAAGTCGTTCGGCGAGATGGACGTCATGGACGACGAAAACGCCTGGACCTACTGGTCGCGGTCGGATGCGCATGCGATGGTGATGAACATCGGCGGCAACAAGAAAGCGCGGGCCGGGCTTTGCCGTGTCATCGAGCGGTGGATCGCTCATCTGCTCGGCATCGCCGTCAGCGTCGAAACCATCGCCGCGATCGAGGATCGCGACTGGCGCTGGTTCATCGGCCTCGACAGCGAGGCGACGCGGATCGGCAATGCGCTGTGGCGCGGCGAGCGGCTGGAGGGCGGTATTGCCGAACGCATCGTAGCGCTGATGCGCCTGAGATTCGAAGATACGCGGCTGGTGGACGAGAGGGTTGGCGACAAGCCGGTCTACCTCATCCTCGCCATGGGCGCGGACAAGGTTGTGAGACTAAAGCCGCAAAATCTGGTCGCGGGGTTGCCGCTGGCCGCGGCCGCGAATGCCACATGA
- a CDS encoding DUF6505 family protein: MLKFPRTIRLDPSDTFVFERAAEPGEWAVSGAFVFWNRDPATLGQKQRVALRSGFLGIDSLGWSTLAVVTEASEAEREAMIGRLASQLLEKFGAPDADAARLAAEEEIAFAASLCEHPPQTLLAVQRSIENGEIRERFRTLKARPAAADADRLHAHASAFTFHEVEGDVEPAEEVDLLGLIRTDARTTDRT; the protein is encoded by the coding sequence ATGCTGAAATTTCCGCGAACCATCAGGCTGGACCCGTCAGATACCTTCGTCTTCGAACGGGCGGCGGAACCCGGGGAATGGGCGGTTTCCGGCGCGTTCGTTTTTTGGAACCGGGATCCAGCCACGCTCGGCCAAAAGCAGCGTGTGGCGCTGCGTTCCGGCTTTCTCGGGATCGACAGTCTCGGATGGTCGACCCTTGCCGTCGTCACCGAAGCGAGCGAAGCGGAACGGGAGGCGATGATCGGGCGGCTTGCAAGCCAGTTGCTGGAGAAATTCGGGGCGCCCGATGCGGATGCCGCGCGTCTTGCCGCCGAGGAAGAGATCGCGTTCGCAGCTTCCTTGTGCGAACATCCGCCGCAGACGCTGCTTGCCGTTCAGCGCAGCATCGAAAACGGCGAAATCCGCGAACGCTTTCGTACCCTTAAAGCCCGCCCGGCTGCCGCGGATGCCGACCGGTTGCACGCCCATGCCAGCGCCTTTACCTTCCATGAAGTCGAAGGCGATGTTGAACCTGCCGAAGAGGTCGATCTTCTCGGGCTGATCAGGACCGACGCCAGGACGACGGATCGTACATGA
- a CDS encoding biotin/lipoate--protein ligase family protein, giving the protein MEQTLDLPPGYTLVALRELGDAFAHAREIAAEAGAGTLVWVRRYDLVEFAVVLEPDEPLRSARRAFFAGMNALADAIAAHCPPEREVSFDWPDAIRFDAGLLGGGRLGWPVECTEDDTPSWLVFGVILRAAAMAHVPEVQAASGVSLLSEGFEMVDTDAIIESFTRHLMTAFDSWKERGFEAIARDYLERLPKRKAGERRGIDVNGDLLVSMPAGGGAPERSSLVDALARASWYDPQARGPKFG; this is encoded by the coding sequence ATGGAACAGACGCTCGATTTGCCACCCGGTTATACTTTGGTCGCGTTGCGCGAGCTCGGCGACGCCTTTGCCCATGCTCGCGAGATCGCGGCGGAGGCGGGGGCCGGAACGCTGGTATGGGTACGCCGCTACGATCTGGTCGAGTTCGCGGTGGTGCTTGAACCCGACGAGCCGCTCAGGTCGGCGCGGCGGGCGTTCTTTGCCGGCATGAATGCGCTGGCGGATGCGATTGCGGCTCATTGTCCGCCGGAACGAGAGGTCAGTTTCGACTGGCCCGACGCGATCCGGTTTGACGCGGGATTACTTGGCGGCGGGCGGCTCGGCTGGCCCGTTGAATGCACCGAAGACGACACACCGTCGTGGCTCGTTTTCGGCGTGATCCTGCGCGCGGCCGCCATGGCGCATGTTCCGGAAGTGCAGGCGGCCTCGGGCGTGTCCCTGCTGAGCGAAGGTTTCGAGATGGTCGATACCGATGCGATCATCGAAAGCTTCACCAGGCACCTGATGACCGCGTTCGATAGCTGGAAAGAGCGCGGCTTCGAGGCGATCGCGCGGGATTATCTGGAGCGGCTTCCCAAGAGGAAGGCCGGCGAGCGCCGGGGCATCGACGTTAACGGCGATCTTCTGGTCAGCATGCCGGCCGGCGGCGGAGCGCCGGAGCGGAGCAGTCTTGTGGATGCGCTGGCAAGAGCCAGTTGGTATGATCCGCAGGCGCGCGGTCCGAAATTCGGATGA